The Macaca fascicularis isolate 582-1 chromosome 1, T2T-MFA8v1.1 genome includes a window with the following:
- the CROCC gene encoding rootletin isoform X7, producing the protein MASLLSLQEENQLLQQELSRVEDLLAQSRAERDELAIKYNAVSERLEQTLRLESGELETQEPRGLVRQSVELRRQLQEEQASYRRKLQAYQEGQQRQAQLVQRLQGKILQYKKRCSELEQQLLERSGELEQQRLRNTEHSQDLESALIRLEEEQQRSASLAQVNAMLREQLDQAGSANQALSEDIRKVTSDWARSRKELEQREAAWRREEESFNAYFSNEHSRLLLLWRQVVGFRRLVSEVKMFTERDLLQLGGELARTSRAVQEAGLGLSTGLRLAESRTEAALEKQALLQAQLEEQLRDKVLREKDLVQQQMQSDLDKADLSARVTELGLAVERLQKQNLEKDQVNKDLTEKLEALESLRLQEQAALETEDGEGLQQTLRDLAQAVLSDSESGVQLSGSERTADASDGSLRGLSGQRTPSPPRRSSPGRGRSPRRGPSPACSDSSTLALIHSALHKRQLQVQDMRGRYEASQDLLGTLRKQLSDSESERRALEEQLQRLRDKTDGAMQAQEDAQREVQRLRSANELLSREKSNLAHSLQVAQQQAEELQQEREKLQAAQEELRRQRDRLVEEQEDAVQDGARVRRELERSHRQLEQLEGKRSVLAKELVEVREALSRATLQRDMLQAEKAEVAEALTKAEAGRVELELSMTKLRAEEASLQDSLSKLSALNESLAQDKLDLNRLVAQLEEEKAALQGRQRQAEQEATVAREEQERLEELRLEQEVARQGLEGSLRVAEQAQEALEQQLPTLRHERSRLQEQLAQLSRQLSGREQELEQARRAAQRQMEALERAAREKEALAKERAGLAVQLAAAEREGRTLSEEATRLRLEKEALEGSLFEVQRQLAQLEARREHLEAEGQALLLAKETLTGELAGLRQQIIATQEKASLDKELMAQKLVQAEREAQASLREQRAAHEEDLQRLQREKEAAWRELEAERAQLQSQLQREQEELLARLEAEKEELSEEIATLQQERDEGLLLAESEKQQALSLKESEKTALSEKLMGTRHSLATISLEMERQKRDAQSRQEQDRSTVNALTSELRDLRAQLEEAVAAHAQEVRRLQEQAQDLGKQRDSCLREAEELRTQLRLLEDARDGLRRELLEAQRKLRESQEGREVQRQEAGELRRSLGEGAKEREALRRSNEELRAAVKKAESERISLKLANEDKEQKLALLEEARTAVGKEAGELRTGLQEVERSRLEARRELQELRRQMKMLDSENTRLGRELAELQGRLALGERAEKESRRETLGLRQRLLKGEASLEVMRQELQVAQRKLQEQEGEFRTRERRLLGSLEEARGTEKQQLDHARGLELKLEATRAEAAELGLRLSAAEGRAQGLEAELARVEAQRRAAEAQLGGLRSALRRGLGLGRAPSPAPRPVPGSPARDAAAGGSGDGLSSPSNLECSPGSQPPSPGPATSPAPPDLDPETVRGALQEFLQELRSAQRERDDLRTQTSALSRQLAEMEAERDHATLRARQLQKAVAESEEARRSVDGRLSGVQAEMALQEESVRRSERERRATLDQIATLERSLQATESELRASQEKISKMKANETKLEGDKRRLKEVLDASESRTVKLELQRRSLEGELQRSRLGLSDREAQAQALQDRVDSLQRQVADSEVKAGTLQLTVERLNGALAKVEESEGALRDKVRGLTEALAQSSASLNSTQDKNLHLQKALTACEHDRQVLQERLDAARQALSEARKQSSSLGEQVQTLRGEVADLELQQVEAEGQLQQLREVLRQRQEGEAAALHMVQKLQDERRLLQERLGSLQRALAQLEAEKREVERSALRLEKDRVALRRTLDKVEREKLRSHEDTVRLSAEKGRLDRTLTGAELELAEAQRQIQQLEAQVVVLEQSHSPAQLEVDAQQQQQLELQQEVERLRSAQVQTERTLEARERAHRQRVRGLEEQVSTLKGQLQQELRRSSAPFSPPSGPPEK; encoded by the exons CTGGAGCAGACTCTGCGGCTGGAGTCTGGGGAGCTGGAGACGCAGGAGCCCAGGGGGCTGGTACGGCAGAGCGTGGAGTTGCGGAGGCAGTTGCAGGAGGAGCAGGCCTCTTACCGGCGCAAGCTGCAGGCCTACCAGGAGGGCCAGCAGCGGCAGGCCCAGCTTGTACAGCGGCTGCAGGGCAAG ATTCTCCAGTACAAGAAGAGGTGCTCGGAGCTGgagcagcagctgctggagagaTCCGGAGAGCTGGAGCAGCAGCGACTGAGG AACACAGAACACAGCCAAGACCTGGAAAGCGCCCTTATTCGgctggaggaggagcagcagaG GAGTGCCAGTCTGGCCCAGGTGAATGCCATGCTCCGAGAACAGCTTGACCAGGCAGGCTCGGCCAACCAAGCTCTGAGTGAGGACATACGAAAGGTGACCAGCGACTGGGCACGCAGCCGCAAGGAGCTGGAGCAGCGGGAGGCAGCATGGAGGCGTGAGGAGGAG TCTTTCAACGCCTACTTCAGCAACGAGCACAGTCGCCTGCTCCTCCTCTGGAGGCAGGTAGTGGGGTTCCGGCGGCTGGTCAGCGAGGTGAAGATGTTCACCGAGAG GGACCTGCTGCAGCTGGGAGGGGAGCTGGCCCGGACATCACGAGCTGTCCAGGAGGCAGGCCTGGGACTGAGCACGGGCCTGCGGCTGGCAGAGAGCCGGACGGAGGCAGCCCTGGAGAAGCAGGCCCTGCTGCAGGCCCAGCTGGAGGAGCAGCTGCGGGACAAGGTGCTCCGCGAGAAGGACCTGGTCCAGCAGCAGATGCAGAGCGACCTGGACAAGGCTGACCTCAGTGCCAG AGTGACAGAGCTGGGCCTGGCAGTGGAGCGTCTTCAGAAGCAGAATCTGGAGAAGGATCAGGTCAACAAGGACCTCACCGAGAAGCTTGAGGCCCTG GAATCCCTGCGGCTACAGGAGCAGGCGGCCCTGGAGACAGAGGACGGAGAGGGGCTACAGCAGACCCTAAGGGACCTGGCACAG GCCGTCCTGTCGGACTCTGAGAGCGGTGTCCAGCTGAGTGGCTCCGAGCGCACGGCAGATGCGTCCGATGGCAGCCTGCGGGGGCTCTCGGGCCAGCGGACCCCGTCCCCACCACGGCGCTCCTCACCGGGCCGAGGCCGTTCGCCCCGCCGAGGCCCCTCCCCGGCCTGCTCAGACTCCTCCACGCTCGCCCTGATCCACTCCGCCCTGCACAAGCGCCAGCTGCAGGTCCAG GACATGCGTGGGCGCTATGAGGCAAGCCAGGACCTGCTGGGCACCCTGCGGAAGCAGCTTAGCGACAGCGAGAGTGAACGGCGGGCCCTAGAGGAACAGCTGCAGCGCCTGCGGGACAAGACCGATGGCGCCATGCAGGCCCAGGAGGACGCCCAGCGCGAGGTGCAGCGGCTGCGGAGTGCCAACGAGCTCCTGAGCAG GGAGAAGAGCAACCTGGCCCACAGCCTGCAGGTGGCCCAGCAGCAGGCCGAGGAGCTGCAGCAGGAGCGGGAGAAGCTGCAGGCTGCCCAGGAGGAGCTGCGGCGCCAGCGGGACCGGCTGGTGGAAGAGCAGGAGGACGCGGTGCAGGATGGCGCGCGGGTGCGCCGGGAGCTTGAGCGCAG CCATAGACAACTAGAGCAGCTGGAAGGGAAGCGCTCAGTCCTGGCCAAGGAGCTGGTGGAGGTGAGGGAGGCGCTGAGCCGCGCTACGCTGCAGCGGGACATGCTGCAGGCCGAGAAGGCCGAGGTGGCCGAGGCGCTGACCAAG GCTGAGGCTGGCCGCGTGGAGCTCGAGCTCTCCATGACCAAGCTGAGGGCAGAGGAGGCCTCCCTGCAGGACTCCCTGTCCAAGCTGAGCGCCCTCAACGAGAGCCTTGCTCAGGACAAGCTGGATCTGAACCGCCTTGTTGCCCAG CTGGAGGAAGAAAAGGCCGCCCTGCAGGGCCGGCAGCGGCAGGCAGAGCAGGAGGCCACAGTGGCGCGGGAAGAGCAGGAGCGGCTGGAGGAGCTGCGGTTGGAGCAGGAGGTGGCACGGCAGGGCCTGGAGGGCTCCCTACGCGTGGCGGAGCAGGCCCAGGAGGCGCTGGAGCAGCAACTCCCCACGTTGCGCCATGAGCGCAGCCGGCTGCAGGAGCAGCTAGCGCAG CTCTCCCGGCAGCTGAGCGGGCGGGAGCAGGAGCTGGAGCAGGCCCGGCGGGCGGCCCAGCGGCAGATGGAGGCGCTGGAGCGAGCGGCCCGGGAGAAGGAGGCGCTAGCCAAGGAGCGCGCTGGCCTGGCTGTGCAGCTGGCGGCTGCGGAGCGTGAAGGCAGGACCCTGTCAGAGGAGGCCACGCGCCTGCG CTTGGAGAAGGAAGCCCTGGAGGGCAGCCTGTTTGAGGTGCAGCGGCAGCTGGCCCAGCTTGAGGCCCGCCGGGAGCATCTGGAAGCCGAGGGGCAGGCCCTGCTGCTGGCCAAGGAGACCCTTACTG GAGAGTTGGCGGGCCTGCGGCAGCAAATAATAGCTACACAGGAGAAAGCCAGTCTAGACAAGGAGCTGATGGCCCAGAAGCTGGTGCAGGCTGAGCGGGAGGCCCAGGCCTCTCTGCGGGAGCAGCGGGCAGCCCACGAGGAGGACTTGCAGCGACTCCAGCGCGAAAAG GAGGCAGCATGGCGAGAGCTGGAGGCCGAGCGGGCCCAGCTGCAGAGTCAGCTGCAGCGTGAGCAGGAGGAGCTGCTGGCCCGGCTGGAGGCCGAGAAGGAAGAGCTGAGTGAGGAGATTGCTACCCTGCAGCAGGAGCGCGACGAGGGCCTCCTCCTGGCTGAGAGTGAGAAGCAGCAG gCCTTGTCTCTGAAGGAGTCTGAGAAGACGGCGCTGTCAGAGAAGTTGATGGGTACACGGCACAGCCTGGCCACCATCTCCCTGGAGATGGAGCGGCAGAAACGAGATGCCCAGAGCCGGCAGGAGCAGGACCGG AGCACCGTGAACGCTCTGACGTCCGAGCTGCGGGACCTACGGGCCCAGCTAGAGGAGGCTGTTGCAGCCCACGCCCAGGAGGTGAGGAGGCTGCAAGAGCAGGCCCAAGACCTGGGCAAGCAGCGGGACTCCTGTCTTCGCGAG GCAGAAGAGCTTCGGACCCAGCTGCGTCTGCTGGAGGATGCCCGTGATGGGCTGCGGCGGGAGCTGCTGGAGGCCCAGCGCAAGCTGCGTGAGAGCCAGGAGGGCCGGGAGGTGCAGCGCCAGGAGGCAGGCGAGCTGCGGCGCAGCCTGGGCGAGGGCGCCAAGGAGCGCGAGGCCCTGCGGCGCTCCAACGAGGAGCTTCGAGCCGCTGTGAAGAAGGCAGAAAGCGAGCGCATCAG CCTGAAGCTTGCCAATGAGGACAAGGAGCAGAAGCTGGCACTCCTAGAGGAGGCACGGACAGCCGTGGGCAAGGAGGCCGGGGAGCTGCGAACTGGGCTGCAGGAGGTGGAGCGCTCGCGGCTGGAAGCTCGGCGGGAGCTGCAGGAGCTCCGGCGTCAG ATGAAGATGCTGGACAGTGAGAACACTAGACTGGGCCGGGAGCTGGCGGAGCTGCAGGGCCGCCTGGCACTGGGCGAGCGGGCAGAGAAGGAGAGCCGGCGGGAGACCCTGGGCCTCCGGCAGAGGCTGCTGAAGGGCGAGGCCAGCCTGGAGGTGATGCGGCAGGAG CTCCAGGTAGCCCAGCGGAAGCTGCAGGAACAAGAAGGCGAGTTCCGGACCCGCGAGCGACGCCTGCTGGGCTCCCTGGAGGAGGCGCGTGGCACTGAAAAGCAGCAGCTGGACCACGCCCGCGGCCTAGAGCTGAAGCTGGAGGCGACGCGGGCCGAGGCTGCAGAGCTGGGCCTGCGGCTGAGCGCAGCCGAGGGCCGGGCACAAGGCCTGGAAGCCGAGCTGGCCCGCGTGGAGGCGCAGCGGCGCGCGGCGGAGGCCCAGCTGGGTGGCCTGCGCTCGGCTCTGCGCCGGGGCCTCGGCCTCGGTCGcgcgcccagcccagccccgCGGCCGGTGCCCGGCTCCCCTGCCCGGGACGCAGCCGCAGGAG GAAGTGGGGACGGGCTCAGCAGCCCCAGCAACTTAGAATGCAGCCCTGGGTCCCAGCCACCATCTCCAGGACCTGCCACCTCCCCGGCTCCTCCAGACCTGGACCCGGAGACCGTGCGCGGGGCCCTCCAGGAATTTCTGCAGGAGCTGCGCAGTGCCCAGAGAGAACGG GATGATCTTCGGACCCAGACCAGTGCCCTGAGTCGCCAGCTGGCTGAGATGGAGGCTGAGAGAGACCACGCAACCTTGAGGGCCAGGCAGCTGCAGAAGGCGGTGGCTGAGAGTGAGGAAG CCCGGCGCAGTGTGGATGGGCGGCTGAGCGGGGTCCAGGCGGAGATGGCGCTGCAGGAGGAGAGTGTGCGGCGCAGTGAGCGGGAGCGCCGGGCCACGCTGGACCAGATAGCCACACTGGAGAGGAGCCTGCAGGCCACCGAGAGCGAGCTCCGGGCCAGCCAG GAGAAGATCAGCAAGATGAAGGCCAATGAGACAAAGCTGGAGGGCGACAAGCGGCGCCTGAAGGAGGTCCTGGACGCCTCCGAGAGCCGCACCGTCAAGCTGGAGCTGCAGCGGCGCTCACTTGAGGGGGAGCTGCAGCGCAGCCGCCTGGGCCTGAGTGATCGTGAGGCCCAAGCCCAGGCCCTCCAGGATCGGGTGGACTCCCTGCAGAGACAG GTGGCAGACAGCGAGGTGAAGGCAGGGACCCTGCAGCTGACCGTGGAGCGGCTGAACGGGGCCCTGGCCAAGGTGGAGGAAAGCGAGGGGGCCCTCCGGGACAAGGTGCGGGGCCTGACAGAGGCCCTAGCCCAGAGCAGTGCCAGCCTCAACAGCACCCAGGACAAGAACCTGCATCTACAGAAGGCTCTGACCGCCTGTGAACACGACCGCCAAGTGCTCCAG GAACGGCTGGATGCTGCCCGGCAGGCATTATCTGAGGCACGGAAGCAAAGCAGCTCTCTGGGCGAGCAGGTGCAGACGTTGCGAGGCGAGGTGGCTGACCTGGAGCTGCAGCAGGTGGAGGCCGAGGGCCAGCTACAACAGCTACGGGAG GTGCTGCGGCAGCggcaggagggtgaggctgcagccCTGCACATGGTCCAGAAGCTGCAAGATGAGCGGCGGCTGCTGCAAGAGCGCCTGGGCAGCCTGCAGCGCGCCCTGGCTCAGCTGGAAGCCGAGAAGCGGGAGGTGGAGCGCTCAGCCCTGCGGCTGGAGAAGGACCGTGTAGCCCTCAGGAGGACGCTGGACAAG GTGGAGCGGGAGAAGCTTCGTAGCCACGAGGACACAGTGCGGCTGAGCGCAGAGAAGGGCCGCCTGGACCGCACCCTCACGGGAGCTGAGCTGGAGCTGGCAGAGGCGCAGAGGCAGATCCAGCAGCTGGAG GCGCAGGTGGTGGTGCTGGAGCAGAgccacagcccagcccagctggAGGTAGAtgcgcagcagcagcagcagctggagctgcagcaggAGGTGGAGCGGCTGCGCAGTGCCCAGGTGCAGACTGAGCGCACGCTGGAGGCTCGGGAGCGGGCCCACCGCCAGAGGGTGCGTGGGCTGGAGGAGCAG GTGTCCACACTGAAGGGACAGTTGCAGCAGGAGCTTCGAAGGAGCTCAGCacccttctccccaccctccGGCCCCCCAGAGAAATGA